The following coding sequences are from one bacterium window:
- a CDS encoding alpha/beta hydrolase, with amino-acid sequence MDLHRQSLWALGLAALVCGAGCGHRAPAGEPTEQQSVVYGIAAGEELTLDVYPVATPGPHPACLLIHGGAWSAGSPASERGLGQALAQRGVVCFAVEYRLAPEYRYPTQVQDCARAARWVRAHAAEYGVDADRLGAWGASAGAHLALMLGTMEPGDYQSADDPNRQVSGKARCVVDFFGPADLRGSACPPAAAMYLTRFIGEPPGAAPDEYADASPVTHVTSDDAPVLLVHGEADRLVPLSQSRAMAAALDAARVENELIVVKHASHNLRGATGPDRTAAYDTAEQWLVQHLIR; translated from the coding sequence ATGGACCTGCATCGACAGTCGCTCTGGGCGCTCGGGCTGGCCGCGCTGGTCTGCGGCGCCGGCTGCGGCCATCGCGCGCCGGCGGGAGAGCCGACCGAGCAACAGAGCGTCGTCTATGGCATCGCCGCCGGGGAGGAGCTGACGCTTGACGTCTACCCGGTGGCCACGCCGGGTCCCCATCCGGCCTGCCTGCTGATCCACGGTGGCGCCTGGAGTGCCGGCAGTCCGGCGAGCGAACGGGGCCTCGGACAGGCTCTCGCGCAGCGGGGCGTCGTCTGCTTCGCGGTGGAGTACCGCCTGGCTCCGGAGTACCGCTATCCGACGCAGGTGCAGGACTGTGCCCGCGCGGCGCGGTGGGTGCGGGCGCATGCGGCCGAGTACGGCGTGGACGCCGACCGCCTGGGGGCGTGGGGCGCGTCCGCCGGAGCGCACCTGGCGCTGATGCTCGGGACCATGGAGCCGGGCGACTACCAGAGCGCAGACGACCCGAACCGTCAGGTCAGCGGCAAGGCGCGGTGCGTCGTGGACTTCTTCGGACCCGCTGACCTGCGTGGGAGTGCATGCCCGCCGGCGGCGGCGATGTACCTGACCCGGTTCATCGGTGAGCCGCCCGGCGCCGCGCCCGACGAGTACGCCGACGCCTCGCCTGTCACGCACGTGACCAGCGACGACGCGCCGGTGCTACTCGTGCACGGTGAGGCGGACCGGCTCGTGCCTCTGAGCCAGTCGCGGGCCATGGCGGCGGCGCTGGACGCAGCGCGCGTGGAGAACGAGCTGATCGTCGTCAAGCACGCCAGCCACAACCTGCGCGGCGCCACCGGCCCCGACCGCACCGCCGCCTATGACACGGCCGAGCAGTGGCTCGTCCAGCATCTGATCCGTTAG
- a CDS encoding Gfo/Idh/MocA family oxidoreductase, whose amino-acid sequence MSEQVRVGVIGASGGMGKRRVQQFFVNARSTVTVACARDIRRLAEAVPEKDIRLVAHAEDIASDPDVDAVVISVPNTLHYAHVKQALLAGKHVLCEYPLTNSLAQYDELVNLARSRGLILHHALTPRAESLHRTMKEALQGLGEPRAAYYRYYGGAGWYVQPELRGDMFCALHIHFIDQFVDFFGDPDGLDAHGAERDGQVWATVMMQWQGGLVGTVEFAMGFADKPSYMGTIVTSDGWVGFNSEGGLIVTVNEGGETGEMTPPPDTSQDEDAESFLDEILGAGGPQCDLATGRSTLALCLECSRLLAG is encoded by the coding sequence ATGAGTGAGCAGGTGCGAGTGGGTGTCATCGGCGCGTCCGGGGGCATGGGCAAGCGACGGGTGCAGCAGTTCTTCGTGAACGCCCGCTCGACGGTCACGGTGGCCTGCGCTCGCGACATCCGCCGGCTGGCCGAGGCGGTGCCCGAGAAGGACATCCGTCTGGTGGCCCACGCTGAGGACATCGCCAGCGACCCGGACGTGGATGCCGTCGTCATCAGCGTGCCCAACACGCTGCACTACGCCCACGTGAAGCAGGCGCTGCTCGCCGGCAAGCACGTCCTGTGCGAGTACCCGCTGACCAACTCGCTCGCCCAGTACGACGAGTTGGTCAACCTGGCGCGTTCCCGGGGCCTGATCCTCCACCACGCCCTGACCCCGCGCGCCGAGAGCCTGCACCGCACGATGAAGGAGGCGCTGCAGGGTCTGGGCGAGCCGCGGGCGGCCTACTACCGCTACTACGGTGGCGCGGGCTGGTACGTGCAGCCCGAGTTGCGGGGCGACATGTTCTGTGCGCTGCACATCCACTTCATTGACCAGTTCGTGGACTTCTTCGGCGACCCGGACGGCCTGGACGCCCATGGTGCCGAGCGGGACGGCCAAGTCTGGGCGACGGTGATGATGCAATGGCAGGGCGGGCTCGTGGGCACAGTAGAGTTCGCCATGGGCTTTGCCGACAAGCCCTCGTACATGGGCACGATCGTGACCAGCGACGGCTGGGTGGGCTTCAACAGCGAGGGCGGGCTGATCGTGACGGTCAATGAGGGGGGCGAGACCGGTGAGATGACCCCCCCGCCAGACACCTCCCAGGACGAGGACGCCGAGAGTTTCCTGGATGAGATCCTGGGCGCCGGCGGGCCGCAGTGCGATCTGGCCACCGGGCGCAGCACCCTGGCTCTGTGCCTGGAGTGCAGTCGGCTGCTGGCCGGCTGA
- a CDS encoding LamG domain-containing protein: MRHLVAIATVLVGSSIWALEADEHTLFLCHFDGTAEASFSVGSPHAEGVAGFTEGRHGQALSAPLGLLPFAQSVAPLTTGVQYPTAGNINLQQGTIELWVRVYGDILTTTDKSPKLRYLVSSGKYTGGNHGCALVLSHFDGQPGQPYMLLWTRQNGSDKTKTWSVSCRPNWKPGEWHHVAATYSPAEDRLFVDGKQVGRTATGAGMDLIGDNFALGASIYHSGVADCAIDEVRISDNVRYASDFAPD; encoded by the coding sequence ATGCGACACCTCGTAGCCATCGCAACGGTACTGGTTGGGAGTTCGATCTGGGCCCTCGAGGCCGATGAGCACACGCTCTTCCTGTGCCACTTCGACGGCACGGCCGAGGCGAGCTTCTCGGTCGGTTCGCCACACGCCGAGGGTGTGGCTGGCTTCACCGAGGGGCGACACGGACAGGCGCTGTCAGCGCCGCTGGGGCTGTTGCCCTTCGCGCAGTCGGTCGCGCCGCTGACGACCGGCGTGCAGTACCCCACTGCCGGCAACATCAACCTGCAGCAGGGCACCATCGAGTTGTGGGTCCGCGTCTATGGCGACATCCTGACGACCACCGACAAGTCCCCGAAGCTGCGCTACCTGGTGAGCAGCGGCAAGTACACCGGCGGGAACCACGGCTGCGCCCTCGTGTTGAGTCACTTTGACGGCCAGCCGGGCCAACCCTATATGTTGCTGTGGACGCGCCAGAACGGCAGCGACAAGACGAAGACCTGGTCGGTCAGTTGCCGGCCGAACTGGAAGCCGGGGGAGTGGCACCACGTGGCCGCGACGTACTCGCCCGCTGAGGACCGCCTGTTCGTGGATGGCAAGCAGGTGGGGCGGACAGCGACCGGCGCGGGGATGGACCTGATCGGCGACAACTTCGCGCTCGGCGCGAGCATCTACCACAGCGGCGTGGCTGACTGCGCGATTGACGAGGTGCGCATCTCGGACAACGTGCGCTATGCGAGTGACTTTGCACCCGACTAG
- a CDS encoding sugar ABC transporter permease, with protein MASTQPNPPAPTRHTRHDRAAVWFLLPNAIGFLVFTLLPVLAAFLLSFTQWDAVESWRGIHWTGLGNYREILGVSRTPEGLQASDEQFWSTMYNTVFLMLGIPLGMALSFFTALLMNQRLRGITLYRVVFFLPTVCSAVAVAMVWRWVYDADWGLLNQSLRMVGVANPPGWLLDPSWAKPALILMGLWMGVGGYNCVLYLAGLQNIPPELYEAADMDGAGWWQKVRHITWPMLAPTTFFIFVMSIIAGFQGYFVSIHILTRGGPAGSTTNLLYYIYQSAFDHQKMGYACALAMILFAIIFLCTLVNWKYGKEATDVSF; from the coding sequence ATGGCGTCCACCCAACCCAACCCGCCAGCTCCAACCCGCCACACCCGACACGACCGGGCCGCGGTCTGGTTTCTGCTGCCCAATGCCATCGGCTTCCTGGTCTTCACCCTCCTGCCGGTGCTGGCGGCCTTCCTGCTGTCCTTCACCCAGTGGGACGCCGTCGAGTCCTGGCGGGGCATTCACTGGACGGGGCTGGGCAACTACCGCGAGATCCTCGGCGTCAGCCGTACGCCCGAGGGGCTGCAGGCTTCCGATGAGCAGTTCTGGAGCACCATGTACAACACGGTGTTCCTGATGCTGGGCATCCCCCTGGGCATGGCGCTGTCGTTCTTCACGGCGCTGCTGATGAACCAGCGCCTGCGGGGCATCACGCTCTACCGCGTGGTGTTCTTCCTGCCCACGGTGTGCTCGGCGGTAGCGGTGGCGATGGTCTGGCGCTGGGTGTACGACGCGGACTGGGGGCTCCTGAACCAGTCGCTGCGGATGGTCGGTGTCGCCAACCCGCCGGGGTGGCTGCTCGACCCATCGTGGGCGAAGCCGGCCCTGATCCTGATGGGCCTGTGGATGGGTGTGGGGGGCTACAACTGTGTGCTGTACCTGGCGGGGCTCCAGAACATTCCGCCGGAGCTATACGAGGCGGCGGACATGGACGGGGCGGGGTGGTGGCAGAAGGTGCGGCACATCACCTGGCCGATGCTGGCGCCGACCACGTTCTTCATCTTCGTCATGTCCATCATCGCCGGCTTCCAGGGCTACTTCGTGTCCATCCACATCCTCACCCGCGGCGGCCCCGCCGGCTCGACCACCAACCTGCTGTACTACATCTACCAGTCGGCCTTCGACCATCAGAAGATGGGCTATGCCTGCGCTCTGGCGATGATCCTCTTCGCCATCATCTTCCTGTGCACGCTGGTGAACTGGAAGTACGGCAAAGAGGCGACGGATGTGAGTTTCTGA
- a CDS encoding discoidin domain-containing protein encodes MSGVVSAAPRLALIGAPPGHAFASAAGELGLSLQAADAPAPADYGALLVCAAAYPQVQPLPPATQQTLEAFLAAGRAVYVEYTPLPGLVGDKPQTAIFERLVAPGDALRGVPELAVLEEHASRFLPLVGEAPQARVLLTYAKVAGMDRAVFGLPDETAAALVELPRGPGRLLLSATALSHWQTGRYRPTRLWAALTREVLLALLPADQAAAARRRFVDLGVWTEPRDWAAVGEPVRLCVRAPAGHAVTASGPGGALTLHDEAGLLVSAPLKLSPGRHDFRVSAGPAERTVRVTLSPRPDRYRETLQRNLRWFRQAPMLVAPDGSQGVREGLTSTLGPGGKPTVGSGLRVDCVSECGLLFFLYGQVAQDADWRECGRRMLEYTARAFSVTSKDCWYFGHWQSRGEFRDDGSTVYVFNDDSGAGTLFSLLGYVATGDRRQLQAGLRGVEFFCHVASDKSGLPGYMSHRDYEGSGHTGTPWPKLRAQEIKHAAPHVMNLPLASLLVAYRLTGEARYLQIAERGCRTLMTDYPDWHIVTSRTCEHGRMLLPLALLYGTTRSPEHRAWLDTVVDYLVGRQAPCGAMQEWDGYNPSTNAAFGTAENSVFQQNGDPISDQLYGTGFALLHLGLAAQITGDPRIRQTYRRLGDYLARIQLADTDPLYDGTWLRAFDYGRWEYFGSSADIGWGPYCAETGWSCGPLGLGLLMELQPKLLSLPAQPDPTLKPLAEAARAEADAVEAALSAPPSAVAGLRAEPSRAPYALLRWDVPEAGVLIHRVHRATEPGFTPGPGNLIGTTHTGQWLDLQLPMDNDLYYRVVAANGLGQTGPASDPVQVRTGGASKARGCKYTKSPQPHPSFTDPGDSVSTDGVYAGPYRDRKSYGYRLAQVDAEIAVVVTVDLGRPQEIAWALHHNCGAPGYRPDVMAVSVSTDGETWREVGRTADAVNDSMIVAFAGTTARWVRFGFTKRRTAATDDWLFLDELEVY; translated from the coding sequence ATGTCCGGCGTTGTCTCCGCCGCCCCCCGCCTGGCGCTCATCGGTGCGCCGCCGGGCCACGCCTTCGCGTCCGCCGCCGGCGAGCTTGGCCTCAGCCTGCAGGCCGCCGACGCCCCGGCCCCGGCTGACTATGGCGCCCTCCTCGTGTGTGCGGCCGCGTACCCCCAGGTTCAGCCCCTGCCGCCTGCGACGCAACAGACCCTGGAGGCCTTTCTCGCCGCCGGCAGAGCGGTGTACGTCGAGTACACTCCGCTGCCCGGGCTGGTGGGGGACAAGCCGCAGACGGCGATCTTCGAGCGCCTCGTGGCGCCCGGCGACGCCCTGCGCGGAGTGCCGGAGCTGGCCGTCCTCGAAGAGCACGCCTCCCGCTTCCTGCCCCTGGTCGGCGAAGCGCCGCAGGCGCGCGTCCTGCTCACCTACGCCAAGGTCGCTGGGATGGACCGCGCCGTCTTCGGCCTGCCGGACGAGACTGCCGCTGCCCTCGTGGAGCTGCCGCGCGGGCCGGGCCGCCTGCTCCTGTCGGCCACGGCGCTGAGCCACTGGCAGACGGGCCGCTATAGGCCCACGAGGCTATGGGCGGCACTGACGCGCGAGGTGCTGCTGGCCTTGTTGCCGGCAGACCAGGCCGCGGCGGCGCGCCGGCGCTTCGTGGACCTGGGGGTCTGGACGGAGCCCCGCGACTGGGCGGCGGTCGGTGAGCCCGTGCGGCTGTGCGTGCGCGCCCCGGCCGGCCACGCGGTCACGGCCTCCGGCCCCGGCGGCGCCCTCACGCTACACGACGAGGCCGGCCTCCTCGTCTCCGCGCCCCTGAAGCTGAGCCCCGGCCGGCACGACTTCCGCGTGAGCGCCGGCCCGGCCGAACGGACCGTCCGAGTCACGCTTTCACCCCGACCCGACCGCTACCGCGAGACGCTGCAGCGCAACTTGCGCTGGTTCCGCCAGGCGCCGATGCTCGTGGCGCCGGACGGCTCCCAGGGTGTGCGCGAGGGGCTGACCTCGACCCTCGGCCCCGGCGGCAAGCCGACCGTCGGCTCGGGCCTGCGCGTGGATTGTGTGAGCGAGTGCGGGCTGCTGTTCTTCCTGTACGGCCAGGTCGCGCAGGATGCCGACTGGCGCGAGTGTGGCCGGCGCATGCTCGAGTACACCGCGCGCGCCTTCTCGGTCACCTCGAAGGACTGCTGGTATTTCGGTCACTGGCAGTCGCGCGGCGAGTTCCGCGACGATGGCAGCACCGTCTATGTCTTCAACGACGACTCGGGCGCGGGCACCCTCTTCTCGCTGCTGGGCTATGTGGCGACGGGCGACCGCCGGCAACTGCAGGCGGGCCTGCGCGGGGTCGAGTTCTTCTGCCACGTGGCTTCCGACAAGTCGGGGCTGCCTGGCTACATGTCGCACCGCGACTACGAGGGGTCCGGGCACACGGGGACGCCCTGGCCGAAGCTGCGCGCCCAGGAGATCAAGCACGCCGCCCCGCACGTGATGAACCTGCCGCTGGCCAGCCTGCTCGTCGCCTACCGCCTCACCGGCGAGGCGCGCTATCTGCAGATCGCCGAGCGCGGCTGTCGCACGCTGATGACCGACTACCCCGACTGGCACATCGTCACCAGCCGCACCTGCGAGCACGGGCGCATGTTGCTCCCGCTGGCGCTGCTGTATGGCACGACACGTTCGCCCGAGCATCGCGCGTGGCTCGACACCGTCGTGGACTACCTTGTGGGCCGGCAGGCCCCCTGCGGCGCCATGCAGGAATGGGACGGCTACAACCCCTCCACCAACGCCGCCTTCGGCACCGCCGAGAACAGTGTGTTCCAGCAGAACGGCGACCCGATCAGCGACCAGCTATACGGCACCGGCTTCGCGCTGCTGCACCTGGGCCTGGCGGCGCAGATCACCGGCGATCCGCGGATCAGGCAGACCTATCGCCGCCTGGGTGACTACCTCGCCCGCATCCAACTTGCGGACACTGACCCGCTCTATGACGGCACGTGGCTGCGGGCCTTCGACTACGGGCGCTGGGAGTACTTCGGCAGCAGCGCCGACATCGGCTGGGGGCCCTACTGCGCCGAGACGGGCTGGTCGTGCGGTCCGCTGGGGCTGGGGCTGCTCATGGAGCTGCAGCCGAAACTGCTCAGCCTGCCGGCGCAGCCCGACCCCACGCTCAAGCCGCTGGCTGAGGCCGCGCGGGCCGAGGCCGACGCGGTGGAAGCCGCTCTGTCGGCGCCGCCGTCGGCTGTCGCGGGCCTGCGGGCTGAGCCGAGCCGGGCGCCGTACGCGCTGCTGCGTTGGGACGTGCCCGAGGCGGGCGTCCTCATCCACCGCGTCCATCGCGCCACCGAACCCGGCTTCACGCCGGGCCCGGGCAACCTCATCGGCACGACCCACACCGGACAGTGGCTCGACCTGCAACTGCCGATGGACAATGACCTGTACTACCGCGTGGTTGCGGCCAACGGCCTGGGCCAGACCGGCCCGGCCAGTGACCCCGTGCAGGTCCGCACCGGCGGTGCCTCGAAGGCTCGCGGCTGCAAGTACACGAAGTCGCCCCAGCCTCACCCGTCCTTCACGGACCCGGGGGACAGCGTCTCGACCGATGGCGTGTACGCCGGACCCTACCGCGACCGCAAGTCGTACGGCTACCGTCTGGCGCAGGTCGACGCGGAGATCGCCGTCGTCGTGACAGTGGACCTCGGGCGGCCCCAGGAGATCGCCTGGGCCCTGCACCACAACTGCGGCGCGCCGGGCTATCGGCCCGATGTGATGGCCGTGTCGGTCAGCACCGACGGCGAGACGTGGCGCGAGGTCGGGCGCACGGCCGACGCGGTGAACGACTCGATGATCGTGGCGTTCGCCGGCACGACGGCACGCTGGGTGCGGTTCGGCTTCACCAAGCGGCGCACCGCCGCCACCGACGACTGGCTGTTTCTCGACGAGCTGGAAGTCTACTGA
- a CDS encoding Gfo/Idh/MocA family oxidoreductase gives MSQLKFGVVGAAGRGASFFSAINGNPHARVEALCDLNEPGLADTAARVGVTQTYTDCAQMLDEAGLDAVIVGTPMPLHASQAVMALERGVHVMSEVPACVSVEEARQLVAAVRASRATYMMAENYCYMRPNVLVKAIARAGLFGEMYFGEGEYLHELKGLNEITTWRRKWQTGINGCTYPTHSLGPVLQWMDERVTSVMCTGSGHHYRDPRGDEYENEDSITMLCRTSGGGLIQIRVDMLSNRPHNMTYYSLQGTTGCYEAARGLGDQPKIWLADRSEKVEWLPLESLAEEFLPQEWLHPTEAQLQAGHGGGDYLEVQDFVRSIRESTPPPIGIHEALDMTLPGLVSQQSIAQGGVWVAVPDSRQW, from the coding sequence GTGTCCCAGCTCAAGTTCGGCGTCGTCGGCGCCGCCGGCCGTGGCGCCAGCTTCTTCAGCGCCATCAACGGCAACCCCCATGCCCGCGTCGAGGCCCTGTGCGACCTCAACGAGCCAGGCCTGGCCGACACTGCCGCCCGCGTCGGCGTTACCCAGACCTACACCGACTGCGCCCAGATGCTCGACGAAGCCGGCCTGGACGCCGTCATCGTCGGCACTCCGATGCCGCTGCACGCCTCACAGGCGGTGATGGCGCTGGAGCGCGGCGTCCATGTCATGTCCGAGGTGCCCGCGTGCGTGTCGGTGGAGGAGGCGCGCCAGCTCGTGGCGGCCGTGCGCGCGAGCAGGGCCACGTACATGATGGCCGAGAACTACTGCTACATGCGGCCCAATGTACTGGTGAAGGCCATCGCCCGCGCCGGGCTGTTCGGCGAGATGTACTTTGGCGAGGGCGAGTACCTCCACGAACTAAAGGGCCTCAACGAGATCACCACCTGGCGGCGCAAGTGGCAGACGGGGATCAATGGCTGCACCTACCCGACCCACAGCCTCGGGCCGGTGCTGCAGTGGATGGACGAGCGCGTCACCAGCGTGATGTGCACGGGCTCTGGCCACCACTACCGCGACCCGCGCGGAGACGAGTATGAGAACGAGGACAGCATCACGATGCTGTGCCGCACCTCGGGCGGCGGGCTGATCCAGATCCGCGTGGACATGCTGTCGAACCGCCCGCACAACATGACCTACTACTCACTACAGGGGACGACGGGATGCTACGAGGCGGCGCGCGGACTGGGCGACCAACCGAAGATCTGGCTGGCCGACCGGTCTGAGAAGGTGGAGTGGCTACCCCTGGAGAGCCTGGCCGAGGAGTTCCTGCCCCAGGAGTGGCTGCACCCGACCGAGGCGCAACTGCAGGCCGGGCATGGCGGCGGAGACTACCTGGAGGTGCAGGACTTCGTGCGCAGCATCCGCGAGAGCACGCCGCCCCCCATCGGCATCCATGAGGCCCTGGACATGACGCTGCCGGGGCTGGTCAGCCAGCAGTCCATCGCACAGGGCGGGGTGTGGGTGGCGGTGCCGGACTCGAGGCAGTGGTAG
- a CDS encoding aminotransferase class V-fold PLP-dependent enzyme, whose translation MSELAERYRDEFPIRDDRIFLDHACVCPLPRRTVEVARQVLDQQLAHGGSPESFSTWGEGVSRARHDVAKLMRAAPEEVAFVKNTTSGLMIAAGSIPWKDGDNVVTVAVEFPANVYPWLALERQGVETRFVGLRGGRLVMDDLIATMDRRTRAVALSWVQFSNGFRADLGKLSQLCRDRGCYLVIDAIQGLGALQLDLSRYAVDFLAADGHKWLLSVEGCGVLYVRRQILDDLVPFHIGWLGVQNALDFLDYQLLPLPNAQRFEEGSHNTVGIHALGASAGLLLEAGPAQVEAAVLGLTDLLCARLAETGCVVSSPRTGNERSGIVTFQHLEAPTADLLRALWDSGVRCAERAGSVRFSPHFYNDESEIKRAVAVVAEAAGRSAGNR comes from the coding sequence ATGAGTGAACTAGCTGAGCGGTACCGCGACGAGTTCCCGATCCGGGACGACCGCATCTTCCTGGACCACGCGTGCGTATGCCCGCTGCCCCGGCGGACCGTCGAGGTCGCCCGGCAGGTGCTGGACCAGCAGCTTGCGCACGGGGGGAGCCCTGAGAGCTTCAGCACCTGGGGGGAGGGGGTGAGCCGCGCCCGGCACGACGTGGCGAAGCTGATGCGGGCCGCGCCCGAGGAGGTCGCCTTCGTCAAGAACACCACCAGCGGGTTGATGATCGCCGCCGGCAGCATCCCCTGGAAGGACGGCGACAACGTCGTGACCGTGGCGGTGGAGTTCCCGGCCAATGTCTACCCCTGGCTGGCGCTCGAGCGGCAGGGAGTCGAGACACGCTTCGTGGGGCTGCGCGGCGGGCGGCTGGTGATGGACGACCTCATCGCCACCATGGACCGCCGCACCCGCGCCGTGGCCCTGAGCTGGGTGCAGTTCAGCAACGGCTTCCGGGCGGACCTGGGCAAGCTCTCGCAACTGTGCCGCGACCGTGGCTGCTATCTCGTCATTGACGCCATCCAGGGCCTGGGCGCCCTACAGCTTGACCTGTCGCGCTACGCGGTGGACTTTCTGGCCGCCGACGGGCACAAGTGGCTGCTGTCAGTCGAGGGCTGCGGGGTGCTGTATGTGCGGCGGCAGATCCTCGATGACCTGGTGCCCTTCCACATCGGCTGGCTGGGGGTGCAGAATGCCCTGGACTTCCTGGACTACCAGCTCTTGCCGCTGCCCAACGCCCAGCGGTTCGAGGAGGGGAGCCACAACACCGTCGGCATCCATGCTCTGGGGGCCTCGGCCGGCCTGCTCCTGGAGGCGGGGCCGGCGCAGGTGGAGGCGGCAGTCCTGGGTCTGACGGACCTGCTGTGCGCCCGACTGGCCGAGACCGGCTGCGTCGTCTCCTCCCCGCGCACCGGCAACGAGCGCTCGGGGATCGTGACCTTCCAGCACCTGGAGGCGCCCACGGCCGACCTGCTGCGCGCCCTGTGGGACAGCGGCGTGCGATGTGCCGAGCGCGCCGGCTCGGTGCGCTTCTCCCCGCACTTCTACAACGACGAGAGTGAGATCAAGCGCGCGGTGGCGGTCGTCGCCGAGGCCGCAGGGCGGTCGGCAGGTAACCGTTAG
- a CDS encoding creatininase family protein, whose amino-acid sequence MDREVRWERMFPDQLEAAFAERPLVYFTYGLCEPHGPHDTLGLDGLKAHGIACAAARRHGGIVAPLDMWHVHELSGYAVWSRNCVGEVQRTWLTSLPPWQHFKNVCYHVRTADSHGFKAALFVTGHYGPNWQDLKTMLELLQPHVGTRLYGLPDFEANVPGFDNNNQSGGDHAGKVETSLLWALEPQCVDLSRLPAEPVPFPNFATGANARESSRRTGERMVEDEIRYLHAKAEELLAAYDRVQPEHRLRTFDRVEQLWDEVVRPALKDFRSMQDLWDGQEPVPEDSVWHANWRVPDRG is encoded by the coding sequence ATGGACCGGGAAGTCCGCTGGGAGCGCATGTTCCCTGACCAACTGGAAGCCGCGTTCGCCGAGCGCCCGCTCGTCTACTTCACGTACGGCCTGTGCGAGCCGCACGGCCCGCATGACACGCTGGGGCTCGACGGCCTCAAGGCCCACGGCATCGCGTGCGCCGCGGCCCGGCGGCATGGTGGCATCGTCGCCCCCCTGGACATGTGGCACGTCCACGAGCTGAGCGGCTACGCGGTCTGGTCACGCAACTGCGTGGGTGAGGTGCAGCGGACGTGGCTCACCAGCCTCCCGCCCTGGCAGCACTTCAAGAACGTCTGCTACCACGTTCGCACCGCCGACTCGCATGGCTTCAAGGCCGCGCTCTTCGTCACCGGCCACTATGGCCCCAACTGGCAGGACCTCAAGACCATGCTGGAGCTGCTGCAGCCCCATGTCGGCACGCGCCTGTACGGCCTGCCGGACTTCGAGGCCAATGTCCCGGGCTTCGACAACAACAACCAGAGCGGCGGCGACCACGCGGGGAAGGTCGAAACGAGCCTGCTATGGGCACTCGAGCCGCAGTGCGTGGACCTGTCGCGCCTGCCCGCCGAGCCCGTGCCCTTCCCCAACTTCGCGACCGGGGCCAACGCCCGCGAGTCCAGCCGTCGCACCGGCGAGCGCATGGTGGAGGACGAGATCCGCTATCTGCACGCGAAAGCGGAGGAGCTGCTGGCCGCGTACGACCGCGTGCAGCCTGAGCACCGCCTGCGCACCTTCGACCGGGTCGAGCAGCTCTGGGACGAGGTCGTGCGCCCGGCGCTGAAGGACTTCCGCTCCATGCAGGACCTGTGGGATGGCCAGGAACCGGTGCCCGAAGACAGCGTCTGGCACGCCAACTGGCGCGTCCCCGACCGCGGGTGA
- a CDS encoding DUF2089 domain-containing protein translates to MDQMRRTSTWLDHLSDENIAFIKRFILASGSLKALAQAYGISYPTVRLRLDRLIEKIKVVDSQQEMTEFELTARALYADGKLDLQTLKTLLAAHQEADER, encoded by the coding sequence ATGGACCAGATGCGCCGCACCAGTACTTGGCTGGATCACCTGAGTGACGAGAACATCGCATTCATCAAGCGCTTCATTCTCGCCTCCGGTTCGCTGAAGGCGCTGGCCCAGGCCTACGGCATCTCATACCCGACGGTGCGGCTGCGGCTGGACCGGCTGATCGAGAAGATCAAGGTCGTGGACAGCCAGCAGGAGATGACCGAGTTCGAGTTGACGGCGCGGGCGCTGTACGCCGATGGTAAGCTAGATCTGCAGACGCTCAAGACGCTGCTGGCGGCGCACCAGGAGGCCGATGAGAGATGA